The following are encoded together in the Pirellulales bacterium genome:
- a CDS encoding tetratricopeptide repeat protein — translation MKAGRSRILFALLVVGLGLTGVGVLLAWFQSNQPAEQTAAQPIAVPPAAAELASHRADMTSVRDLQGNQRSLESLAGPNGTVFAFLGVECPLANLYVPRLLEIEQQYRARGIHFVAVYAHENEPLTESAAHALERDIPFTVVKDFGQRLADSLEVTRTPTVCLFDAQGGLQYRGRVSDQFGVNYRREKADREDLQLALDELLAGQAIAQATTHADGCLLDRRRDTPVATPSTYADVAPILAARCAACHRAGQSAPFALATYDDAVQWSKMIREVVLERRMPPWHADERYGHFANDRRLSQNEIDQLVAWIDGGLVPGDADVEAGKLASVPAWEIGSPEAVIQIAEPFQVPASGVLSYDYLSLSPDVTAQVFDRDRWIEAAQLKPSNAAVVHHMTLAVVPPGARSNPDDATPLPMLAAWAPGDPVFRYPPGTALRIPKDSTLMFEVHHVPNGTATQNQPSVAFSFSDTPPEREVRLATHDHLSLNIPPGEQDYHAETHSTFAVDSLILGLYPHAHFRGKSFSFEVTYPDGQRETLLSVPRFDFNWQTFYWLQEPKRIPAGAKLKCVAHYDNSRYNLNNPDPTANVHTGSQSTDEMMVGWVFFVAENPAEDADANELLVADRTSQVELLEGDLRQTVAGNSDDIAARLKLAHALYAQEKWDAAQAELEAILKLDPKFAPALHSLGRIAEKRGDDETAANYFRQALAIVPNQANWLNDYGLALVRLERYDEAIKGYTLGLKVAPDSAKLMSNLAFAYLKRGQAATAANHARNAIAIEPDLAAAHANLGLALAEQDQFDEAAQALRRSLELNPGSLDIQRALGKCLTSANRPQEAIEAYRAALELDPRDALSLSGRALALAQLGKLQEAMRDFRAALEQNDTLVDAHFFLGQCLVATGQPAAGAAEYRRALELNPHSAAIANNLAWLLATHPDDSLRDGAEAVRLAELAQQRSTQDDPGVLDTLAAAYAEAGRFDDAVRTMQRVIEIAGQRVDQATRAGMEQRLKLYQSQRPYRDG, via the coding sequence TTGAAAGCCGGTCGATCTCGAATCCTCTTCGCCCTGCTCGTCGTCGGTCTCGGCCTGACCGGCGTGGGAGTGTTGCTCGCCTGGTTCCAATCCAACCAGCCGGCCGAACAGACAGCGGCCCAACCCATCGCCGTGCCACCGGCCGCCGCCGAGCTCGCCTCGCACCGCGCCGACATGACCTCGGTGCGCGACTTGCAAGGCAATCAACGCAGTCTCGAATCGCTGGCCGGACCGAACGGCACCGTGTTCGCCTTCTTGGGCGTCGAGTGCCCCTTGGCCAATCTCTACGTCCCCCGGCTGCTCGAGATCGAACAGCAATATCGCGCTCGTGGCATCCACTTCGTGGCCGTCTATGCCCACGAGAACGAGCCCCTCACGGAATCGGCCGCCCATGCCCTCGAGCGCGACATCCCTTTCACGGTCGTGAAGGACTTCGGACAGCGGCTGGCCGATAGCCTGGAGGTCACACGTACACCCACGGTCTGCCTGTTCGACGCTCAAGGGGGGCTCCAGTACCGCGGCCGCGTGAGCGATCAGTTCGGCGTCAACTATCGGCGCGAAAAGGCCGATCGCGAGGATCTGCAACTCGCCCTCGACGAGCTTCTCGCGGGCCAGGCGATCGCCCAGGCCACGACCCATGCCGACGGCTGTCTGCTCGATCGCCGCCGCGACACGCCCGTGGCCACTCCGTCGACCTACGCCGACGTCGCGCCGATCCTCGCCGCCAGGTGTGCCGCGTGCCATCGCGCGGGGCAGTCCGCTCCGTTTGCCCTTGCCACCTACGACGATGCCGTGCAGTGGTCGAAGATGATTCGCGAGGTGGTGCTCGAGCGACGCATGCCCCCCTGGCACGCGGACGAACGCTACGGCCACTTCGCCAACGATCGCCGTCTCTCGCAGAACGAGATCGACCAGCTCGTCGCCTGGATCGACGGCGGGCTCGTGCCGGGCGACGCGGACGTCGAAGCCGGCAAGTTGGCCTCCGTCCCCGCCTGGGAAATCGGCTCTCCCGAGGCGGTGATTCAAATCGCCGAACCCTTTCAGGTGCCGGCCTCGGGCGTCCTCTCCTACGACTACCTGAGCTTGAGCCCGGACGTGACCGCGCAGGTCTTCGATCGCGATCGCTGGATCGAGGCCGCGCAGCTCAAGCCATCGAACGCCGCGGTCGTGCATCACATGACGCTGGCGGTGGTCCCCCCCGGGGCGAGATCCAATCCCGACGACGCCACCCCCCTGCCGATGCTGGCCGCCTGGGCGCCGGGAGATCCCGTCTTTCGTTATCCCCCGGGCACGGCCCTGCGCATCCCCAAAGATTCAACCTTAATGTTCGAGGTTCATCACGTACCCAACGGCACGGCGACCCAGAACCAGCCCTCGGTCGCCTTTTCGTTCAGCGACACCCCTCCCGAGCGCGAAGTACGCCTCGCCACGCACGACCACCTGAGCCTCAATATCCCCCCCGGCGAGCAAGACTATCACGCCGAAACGCACAGCACCTTCGCCGTCGACTCCCTCATTCTCGGGCTTTATCCGCACGCGCACTTTCGCGGCAAGTCGTTCAGCTTCGAGGTCACTTATCCCGACGGCCAGCGCGAGACGCTGCTCAGCGTGCCGCGCTTCGACTTCAACTGGCAGACGTTCTACTGGTTGCAAGAGCCGAAACGCATTCCCGCGGGCGCCAAGCTCAAGTGCGTGGCGCACTACGACAATTCACGTTACAACTTGAACAATCCCGACCCCACGGCCAACGTACACACCGGCTCGCAATCGACCGACGAGATGATGGTCGGTTGGGTCTTCTTCGTGGCCGAGAATCCCGCCGAGGACGCCGATGCGAACGAACTGCTCGTCGCCGATCGCACCTCGCAGGTCGAGTTGCTCGAAGGAGATCTGCGCCAGACGGTGGCCGGCAATTCCGACGACATCGCGGCTCGCTTGAAGCTGGCGCATGCCCTCTATGCGCAAGAGAAATGGGACGCCGCGCAGGCCGAGCTGGAGGCGATCCTCAAGCTCGATCCCAAGTTCGCTCCGGCGCTCCACTCGCTGGGGCGGATCGCCGAGAAACGTGGCGACGACGAGACGGCGGCGAACTACTTCCGCCAGGCCCTGGCGATCGTGCCGAATCAAGCCAACTGGTTGAACGACTATGGACTGGCGCTCGTGCGCCTCGAACGCTACGACGAGGCCATCAAGGGCTATACGCTGGGGCTCAAGGTTGCCCCCGACAGCGCCAAGCTGATGAGCAACCTGGCGTTCGCCTATCTGAAACGAGGTCAGGCCGCGACCGCCGCGAACCATGCCCGCAATGCGATCGCCATCGAGCCCGACCTGGCAGCCGCCCACGCCAACCTGGGCCTGGCCCTGGCCGAGCAAGACCAGTTCGACGAAGCCGCCCAAGCGCTACGACGCTCGCTCGAATTGAACCCCGGCAGCCTCGATATTCAACGCGCCCTGGGCAAGTGCCTCACCTCGGCCAACCGCCCGCAAGAGGCGATCGAGGCCTATCGCGCCGCGCTCGAGCTCGATCCGCGCGATGCCCTCTCCCTCAGTGGTCGGGCCCTGGCGCTGGCCCAACTCGGCAAGCTGCAAGAAGCCATGCGGGACTTCCGCGCCGCCCTCGAGCAAAACGACACGCTCGTCGATGCGCACTTCTTCCTGGGGCAATGCCTCGTGGCGACGGGCCAGCCGGCCGCCGGGGCCGCGGAGTATCGCCGGGCACTCGAACTGAATCCCCACAGCGCGGCCATCGCCAACAATCTCGCCTGGCTGCTGGCGACCCACCCCGACGACTCGCTGCGCGACGGGGCAGAAGCGGTCCGCCTGGCCGAACTCGCCCAGCAGCGCTCGACGCAAGACGATCCCGGCGTGCTCGATACGCTGGCGGCCGCCTATGCCGAGGCCGGCCGCTTCGACGACGCCGTACGCACGATGCAGCGCGTCATCGAGATAGCCGGACAGCGCGTCGACCAGGCGACCCGCGCCGGCATGGAACAGCGATTGAAGCTGTATCAGTCGCAGCGGCCCTATCGGGATGGGTAG
- a CDS encoding RraA family protein: MTQISRDTLAQLARFDTPTICNIIELFDVRPRNRGYLDGRIRAGFPELPPMVGFASTAAFRSDAPPRGGDAYGSLEQQVAGFAELPGPAIVVFEDLDDPPVAATFGEVMCSTYQAFGSVGLITSGGGRDLDQVRALRYPVFTGSTICAHAYCHILHVGLPVRVGGMMVNQGDLLHGDANGVTDIPLSIAAAIAQIGDEFVAAEKIVLDYVKGSGPKTPQGLGEARKAFSAVVADLTRRAKESR; encoded by the coding sequence ATGACGCAAATTTCACGCGACACGCTCGCGCAGCTCGCTCGTTTTGATACGCCCACGATCTGCAACATCATCGAGCTGTTCGACGTGCGGCCGCGCAACCGGGGCTATCTGGATGGCCGCATTCGAGCGGGCTTTCCCGAGTTGCCCCCCATGGTGGGCTTTGCCTCGACCGCCGCGTTTCGCAGCGATGCGCCCCCCCGTGGCGGCGATGCGTACGGCAGTCTCGAGCAGCAAGTGGCGGGCTTCGCCGAATTACCCGGCCCGGCCATCGTCGTGTTCGAGGATCTCGACGATCCCCCCGTGGCCGCCACCTTCGGCGAGGTGATGTGCTCGACCTATCAGGCCTTCGGTTCGGTCGGGCTCATCACGTCCGGCGGCGGACGCGATCTCGACCAGGTGCGGGCGCTACGGTATCCCGTGTTCACGGGTTCGACGATTTGTGCCCACGCGTATTGCCATATTCTGCACGTCGGGTTGCCCGTGCGCGTGGGCGGAATGATGGTGAACCAGGGAGATCTTTTGCACGGCGACGCGAACGGGGTGACCGATATTCCGCTTTCGATCGCGGCGGCCATCGCACAGATCGGCGACGAGTTCGTCGCCGCCGAGAAGATCGTGCTCGATTACGTAAAGGGGAGCGGCCCGAAGACACCGCAAGGGCTGGGCGAGGCCCGCAAGGCGTTCAGCGCCGTCGTGGCCGATTTGACCCGCCGCGCAAAGGAGTCGCGCTAG
- a CDS encoding redoxin domain-containing protein, which produces MAADEFLGRKIESFELEDAERRPVRYSDYVRDAKATVVAFLGIECPLAKAYATRLADLERSYAERGVKVVAIDSNEQDSLSELMQFSRANQFGFPLLKDPGQKIADRFGAQRTPEFFLLDADQVIRYHGRFDDQYGVGYQRPEVNRRDLATALNELLAGQPISVPSTDAPGCLIGRRREAKADAPVTWSKQIVRIMQERCQECHRPNEIGPFSLIDYDEVVGWAGMIQEVVEQGRMPPWHASPEHGEFANDARLSEEEKRLISQWVDDGAPEGDPADLPPPREFDSAWAIGEPDLVLYNTDDPQEIPATGVVDYRYFVIDPGFRENKWVHAAQLRPSAPAVVHHISVYVQSPTDTWTDSFRHLFAGFQPGATVQKLSSDIAHCVPAGSKFVFQVHYTPCGTPQTDRIALGLKFADPAEVKRRFVMLLVKNQAFRIPPGATDYPVEASMQLLGDIELLGFVPHMHLRGKMFRYSAAYPDGTEETLLEVPQFDFNWQHAYLLKDLKPIPSGTTIKCLATYDNSSDNATNPDPTVTVEFGHQIWDEMMDGYVAVTIPVTPDMFVTKPPPAPKTKKTAQPDGPALPLSRMRWPWFTLGGLAIAGGALSAREWQRRRQKRTASEVAASQEPAAAEIPPAVQSTPLPSAATRPGAKVGARLGMIAWLIFVVCLAVWPLGVLYDTEQALASGWRPESSRLYSLVVSGAWLIVLLAAALVLIPPLRRAGPRYGITLLIMLVLAVIAVAAYERSTSSAWEASAFHLREPNRDVRMNFGDAAFFNGNKTGHASYNSLGVRAAEMPPRDSSRRILTLGGSSTECLYLENEQTWPQLLERQLNGSESGDYWVGNVGKSDCTTADDLAFLEKSVLAASVDTVLLMVGMDDLWHTLTERPIESPQPPDWYRSPTVALFEESPSTEDSAESSEAERARDDYFWARRRDSTFPPPPATKPDFVAAVEAFRQRVEKIAAWGKSHGVQVVFVTQPVLWDKDISQAARKHLTLAQVNPVGKEWTFLTADNLRPLIDRYNDVLRAVSQETGTKCIDLAAEMTGHEFFFEDDFHFNAEGCQRAARLLAEQLLLVERLFTSVRRPAFMTSTSPRQTTGAQHSRRRALRPARRQC; this is translated from the coding sequence GTGGCGGCCGACGAATTTCTCGGACGCAAGATCGAAAGCTTCGAGTTGGAAGATGCCGAACGGCGCCCCGTCCGCTACAGCGACTACGTGCGCGATGCCAAGGCCACGGTGGTCGCCTTTCTGGGCATCGAGTGCCCCCTGGCGAAGGCTTACGCCACGCGCCTGGCCGATCTCGAACGCAGCTACGCCGAACGCGGCGTGAAGGTCGTCGCCATCGACTCGAACGAACAAGACTCGCTCAGCGAGTTGATGCAGTTTTCCCGAGCGAACCAGTTCGGCTTTCCCCTCCTCAAAGACCCCGGGCAGAAAATCGCGGATCGATTCGGCGCCCAGCGCACGCCCGAGTTTTTTCTGCTCGATGCCGACCAGGTCATCCGCTATCACGGCCGGTTCGACGATCAATATGGCGTGGGCTACCAGCGGCCCGAGGTGAATCGCCGCGATCTGGCAACCGCGCTCAACGAACTGCTGGCCGGCCAACCGATCTCCGTGCCCAGCACCGACGCCCCTGGCTGCCTGATCGGGCGCCGCCGCGAGGCCAAGGCCGATGCCCCCGTGACGTGGTCGAAGCAGATCGTCCGCATCATGCAAGAGCGCTGCCAGGAGTGCCACCGGCCGAATGAAATCGGGCCGTTCTCGCTGATCGATTACGACGAGGTCGTCGGCTGGGCCGGCATGATCCAAGAGGTCGTCGAGCAGGGACGCATGCCCCCCTGGCATGCCAGCCCCGAGCATGGCGAGTTTGCCAACGACGCCCGGCTGAGCGAGGAGGAGAAGCGACTCATCTCGCAATGGGTCGACGACGGGGCGCCTGAGGGTGATCCGGCCGACCTGCCCCCACCTCGAGAATTCGATTCCGCGTGGGCGATCGGCGAACCCGATCTGGTGCTCTACAACACCGACGATCCTCAAGAGATACCGGCTACCGGGGTGGTCGACTATCGCTACTTCGTCATCGATCCCGGGTTTCGCGAGAATAAATGGGTACACGCGGCGCAACTCCGTCCCAGTGCGCCGGCCGTGGTACACCACATTTCCGTGTACGTGCAGTCCCCCACCGATACCTGGACCGATTCGTTCCGGCATCTCTTTGCGGGCTTTCAGCCGGGCGCCACGGTGCAGAAGTTGTCGAGCGACATCGCGCATTGCGTGCCCGCGGGATCGAAGTTCGTCTTTCAGGTCCATTACACCCCTTGCGGTACGCCGCAAACCGATCGCATTGCCCTGGGGCTGAAGTTCGCCGATCCCGCCGAGGTCAAGCGGCGGTTCGTGATGTTGCTGGTGAAGAACCAGGCGTTCCGCATTCCGCCCGGCGCGACGGATTATCCCGTCGAGGCGAGCATGCAATTGCTGGGCGATATCGAACTATTGGGTTTCGTGCCGCACATGCACCTCCGCGGCAAGATGTTCCGTTACAGCGCCGCCTATCCCGACGGCACGGAAGAAACGCTGCTCGAGGTGCCACAGTTCGATTTCAACTGGCAGCACGCCTATCTATTAAAAGACTTGAAGCCCATTCCCTCGGGCACCACGATCAAGTGCCTGGCGACCTACGACAATTCGAGCGACAACGCGACGAATCCCGATCCCACGGTAACCGTCGAGTTCGGCCATCAGATTTGGGACGAGATGATGGACGGGTACGTTGCCGTGACGATTCCCGTCACGCCCGACATGTTCGTCACGAAGCCTCCCCCTGCCCCCAAGACCAAGAAAACCGCCCAGCCAGACGGACCGGCCTTGCCCCTTAGCAGAATGCGCTGGCCGTGGTTCACCTTGGGAGGACTGGCAATCGCGGGCGGCGCACTATCGGCACGCGAATGGCAACGTCGCCGCCAGAAACGGACCGCGAGCGAGGTTGCCGCCTCTCAAGAACCGGCCGCGGCCGAAATACCACCGGCTGTGCAGTCAACGCCGCTGCCCTCGGCCGCGACACGTCCTGGGGCGAAGGTCGGGGCACGCCTGGGAATGATCGCCTGGTTGATCTTTGTCGTGTGTCTGGCGGTTTGGCCCCTCGGAGTGCTTTACGACACGGAGCAGGCCTTGGCCAGCGGCTGGCGGCCCGAGTCGAGCAGGCTCTATTCCCTGGTCGTCAGTGGCGCCTGGCTGATTGTGCTGCTGGCGGCGGCGCTCGTCTTGATACCCCCCCTGCGGCGCGCGGGGCCACGCTATGGAATCACGCTTCTGATCATGCTCGTCCTGGCCGTGATTGCCGTGGCTGCTTACGAACGTTCGACCTCGTCAGCGTGGGAAGCGAGTGCCTTCCATCTTCGCGAACCGAATCGCGACGTGCGGATGAACTTTGGTGACGCGGCCTTCTTCAACGGGAACAAGACCGGCCACGCGAGCTACAACTCCTTGGGGGTGCGCGCCGCTGAAATGCCGCCTCGCGATAGCTCGCGAAGAATCCTGACTCTCGGCGGCAGCTCGACAGAATGTCTCTATCTCGAGAACGAACAAACTTGGCCGCAATTGCTCGAGCGGCAACTGAATGGGAGCGAATCGGGGGACTACTGGGTCGGCAATGTCGGCAAGAGCGACTGTACGACTGCCGACGATCTCGCCTTTCTCGAGAAGTCCGTGTTGGCCGCCTCGGTCGATACCGTGCTGTTGATGGTGGGCATGGACGATCTATGGCACACCTTGACCGAACGGCCCATCGAGTCGCCGCAACCGCCTGACTGGTACCGCAGCCCCACGGTGGCCCTCTTCGAGGAGTCGCCGTCGACCGAAGATTCGGCGGAGTCGAGCGAAGCGGAACGTGCCCGCGATGACTACTTTTGGGCACGCCGGCGCGACTCGACCTTCCCCCCTCCGCCAGCGACGAAGCCAGACTTCGTGGCCGCGGTCGAGGCCTTCCGCCAGCGCGTCGAGAAGATCGCCGCGTGGGGCAAAAGTCACGGCGTGCAGGTCGTCTTCGTGACGCAGCCGGTCTTGTGGGATAAGGACATCTCGCAAGCGGCCCGCAAGCATCTTACGCTGGCGCAGGTGAATCCCGTGGGCAAGGAGTGGACCTTCTTGACGGCCGACAATCTGCGCCCCTTGATCGATCGCTACAACGACGTGCTGCGCGCCGTGAGCCAGGAGACGGGCACGAAGTGCATCGATCTGGCGGCCGAGATGACCGGCCACGAGTTCTTCTTCGAAGACGACTTTCACTTCAATGCCGAAGGCTGCCAGCGGGCCGCACGGTTGCTGGCCGAACAACTATTGCTTGTCGAGAGGTTGTTCACGTCGGTACGGCGGCCAGCTTTCATGACATCGACATCGCCCAGGCAGACCACTGGCGCGCAGCACTCAAGGCGCCGCGCCTTGCGCCCCGCGAGGCGCCAATGTTGA
- a CDS encoding glycosyltransferase family 2 protein — MLMHSENDPARSAETPAVGPTSERRLSPETRVSIVIPCFHEEAVLPLLFERLSREADRWNLDYEVLVVDDGSRDRTWELLVAQHARDPRWKLIRFARNFGQQIALRAGLQATTGDLVVMLDADLQDPPEVLPQLFESWASGYDVVVGVRRKRKEGLPLRSAYFLFYRLLALLSPDETPLDGGDFCVMDRKIVDIICRMPERRPFIRGLRSWVGFRQQLITYDRHHRAAGKPKYTLFRLFGLALDGFLSSSVLPLRLATLCGAVVAFLALLGSIFALLVGMFPAQASEYFGLHAIPGSATIVISILFLGAVQLICLGISGEYLGRIYENVKGRPFWTIRETLGVREEAVATERRRPLVAERHNSHDPGDRTDR, encoded by the coding sequence ATGTTGATGCATTCGGAGAACGACCCCGCTCGCTCTGCGGAAACGCCGGCCGTCGGTCCCACGTCCGAGCGTCGCTTGTCTCCCGAGACGCGGGTCTCGATCGTCATTCCCTGCTTCCATGAAGAAGCCGTGCTGCCGTTGCTCTTCGAGCGGCTCTCGCGCGAGGCCGATCGCTGGAACCTCGACTACGAGGTGCTGGTGGTCGACGATGGCTCCCGCGATCGCACTTGGGAATTGCTCGTCGCCCAGCACGCGCGCGATCCCCGCTGGAAGCTGATCCGCTTTGCGCGAAACTTCGGCCAGCAGATCGCGCTCCGCGCCGGCCTGCAGGCCACGACGGGAGACCTCGTCGTCATGCTCGATGCCGACCTGCAGGATCCGCCCGAGGTGCTCCCGCAATTATTCGAAAGCTGGGCCAGCGGCTACGACGTCGTCGTCGGCGTGCGCCGCAAGCGGAAAGAAGGCCTCCCGCTGCGCTCGGCCTACTTCCTGTTCTATCGCCTGCTGGCCTTGTTGTCCCCCGACGAGACGCCGCTCGACGGGGGCGATTTCTGCGTCATGGATCGCAAGATCGTCGACATCATCTGCCGCATGCCCGAGCGCAGACCGTTCATCCGCGGACTGCGTTCCTGGGTCGGCTTTCGCCAGCAATTGATCACCTACGACCGGCATCATCGCGCCGCGGGCAAGCCCAAGTACACGCTCTTCCGCTTGTTTGGCCTGGCGCTCGACGGTTTTCTCAGCTCGTCGGTGCTCCCCTTGCGATTGGCCACGCTCTGTGGCGCCGTCGTCGCCTTCCTGGCGCTGTTGGGGTCGATCTTCGCCTTGCTGGTGGGCATGTTCCCCGCTCAAGCGTCCGAATACTTCGGCCTGCACGCCATTCCCGGTTCGGCCACGATCGTGATCTCGATTCTCTTCCTGGGGGCCGTGCAGTTGATCTGCCTGGGCATCTCCGGCGAGTACCTGGGCCGCATTTACGAGAACGTCAAGGGACGACCCTTCTGGACGATTCGCGAAACGCTCGGCGTGCGCGAAGAGGCCGTCGCCACCGAGCGGCGTCGGCCGCTGGTTGCCGAGCGCCACAACTCGCACGACCCTGGCGATCGGACCGATCGGTAG
- a CDS encoding B12-binding domain-containing radical SAM protein: MSQLLPIVEAERREAVRPMRVCFVRPAVISAASAWAAPFAPPLGMAYVAAVVREHGHKVSVIDAAAEGLDHALLTDGYRYQGLPIDEIVRRIDPRVEVIALSCMFSIEWPWSRQLINALREAFPTVPIVAGGEHLTALPEFNLRDCRALSFCVLGEGEETMAELVDVLSAEGDPAQVTGLAFLDANDEYVATPARKRIRAVDDVPRPAWDLFPVEAYLDNRNGHGVYRGRSMPVLATRGCPYKCTFCSNPVMYGNLWMARTPSHVLDEIEDHIRQYNVENIDFYDLTFVLRRSWILEFCAEIEKRGLKFTWQLPSGTRSEVIDAEVSAALYRTGCRNLTYAPESGSLRTLKRIKKQIDPDRMVASIRQSVREGIQVKCTAIIGFPDETRTDVWQTIRFVWRLARAGVYDMPIFFFSPYPGSALFQELRDEGVIRELDDRYFRSLMAFLNPFATSGYCKAISARELQFWRNFGLLSFYSISYAMRPWRFLRLIRNVARNRYETATEQRVAVLFRRQKARRAAAAPLAVTPSMSNST, translated from the coding sequence ATGTCTCAATTGCTACCGATCGTCGAGGCCGAACGCCGCGAGGCGGTCCGCCCGATGCGGGTCTGCTTTGTTCGGCCGGCGGTGATCTCGGCGGCCAGCGCCTGGGCGGCCCCGTTCGCGCCGCCGCTGGGCATGGCGTACGTCGCCGCCGTGGTGCGCGAGCATGGCCACAAGGTCAGCGTGATCGACGCCGCGGCCGAGGGGCTCGACCACGCCCTGCTGACCGATGGCTATCGTTACCAGGGACTGCCGATCGACGAGATCGTGCGACGGATCGATCCACGGGTCGAGGTGATTGCGCTCTCCTGCATGTTCTCGATCGAATGGCCCTGGTCGCGGCAATTGATCAACGCCCTGCGCGAGGCGTTTCCCACGGTGCCGATCGTGGCGGGGGGAGAGCACCTGACGGCACTGCCCGAGTTCAATCTGCGCGACTGTCGGGCACTCAGCTTTTGCGTGCTGGGCGAAGGGGAAGAGACGATGGCCGAGCTCGTCGACGTGCTCTCGGCCGAAGGCGATCCGGCGCAAGTCACGGGGCTGGCGTTTCTCGATGCCAACGACGAGTACGTGGCGACCCCCGCGCGAAAGCGCATTCGAGCGGTCGACGACGTGCCCCGCCCGGCGTGGGATCTGTTTCCGGTCGAGGCCTATCTCGACAATCGCAATGGCCACGGGGTGTATCGCGGCCGGAGCATGCCCGTGCTGGCGACGCGGGGTTGCCCCTACAAGTGTACGTTCTGCTCGAATCCGGTGATGTACGGCAATCTGTGGATGGCGCGCACGCCATCGCACGTGCTCGACGAGATCGAAGACCACATTCGCCAGTACAACGTCGAGAATATCGACTTCTACGACCTGACGTTCGTGCTGCGGCGCAGTTGGATCCTGGAATTCTGCGCCGAGATCGAGAAGCGGGGGTTGAAATTCACCTGGCAGTTGCCCTCGGGCACGCGCAGCGAAGTGATCGATGCCGAGGTGAGCGCCGCGTTATACCGCACGGGTTGCCGCAATCTGACCTACGCGCCCGAGAGTGGCTCGCTCCGCACGCTCAAGCGGATCAAGAAGCAGATCGATCCCGACCGCATGGTCGCTTCGATCCGGCAGAGTGTCCGCGAGGGCATCCAGGTGAAATGTACGGCGATCATCGGCTTTCCGGACGAGACGCGGACCGATGTCTGGCAGACGATTCGATTCGTGTGGCGTCTGGCCCGGGCGGGCGTTTACGACATGCCGATCTTTTTCTTCTCGCCCTATCCCGGCAGCGCGCTGTTTCAAGAGCTGCGCGACGAGGGGGTGATCCGCGAGCTGGACGATCGTTATTTCCGCTCGCTGATGGCGTTTTTGAATCCCTTTGCTACGTCGGGGTACTGCAAGGCGATCTCGGCGCGAGAGCTGCAATTCTGGCGCAACTTCGGGCTGCTGTCGTTCTACAGCATTTCGTACGCGATGCGCCCCTGGCGGTTCTTGCGGTTGATTCGCAACGTGGCGCGCAATCGCTACGAGACCGCCACCGAGCAGCGTGTGGCCGTGCTCTTCCGCCGGCAGAAGGCCCGGCGTGCCGCCGCGGCGCCGCTGGCCGTCACGCCTTCGATGAGCAACTCTACCTGA